The Psychrobacillus sp. FSL K6-4046 DNA window TGGACCAATTACCAACTGGAGTAAAATGGGGAAAAGGCAAATTAACTTTAATCTAAGGGTATCTCAAGAGACGCCGAAGGAAAAATTAGAGCTTGTAGTAAAAGAAATTGAACAGCTAGTGAGCAAGCATACAGGTGTCCATCCTGAAACAATTTTTGTGAAATTTGATGCATTTAAAGAAAATGGCTATGACATTTTCTTATATTTCTTTACGAACACAACGGTTTGGGCAGAGTTTTTAAAAGTGAAAGAGGATATTAACTTTGGTATTATGGAAATTTTAGAACGAGAAGGAGTTTCTATAGCCCTTCAAAGTCGAAAAGTTTATGTGGATAATGAATTAATTCAGAATGAACCAAAGAGCATAGAGGAATAATAAGTACCGCTGGGATGATTCTCAGCGGTATTTATATGGACTTAAGTTTTTTTGAAAAAATTACTGGGGCTTGTGTCGGGATAGACGTGTCTATTACAGCAATTTCTTTAATATATCCCTTTATGTTCTGAGCTTGAGTAGTGCAATAGAGGAAAGCTTCTAATAATTTTTGGTTGGATAAACGATTTGCTATAGTACAGTGTGGAATCCATTGTCCTGGATTATACAAGGATTGTGCGTCATTAAAGTCCTTAAAATAAGTATGAAAGTCGTTGTGAAAATGAAAAAGATCCTCTGTAATAACAGGTGTATAAAAAAGTGTACCAGATCCCGTAAACGATCCAATAGAAGGAAACGTGATTTCAATACTTTTTTTATCTGCTAAGTAGCTATCTAAGCGATCTACAAAAGATTTAATATCTAATTTGCTGTAACTTGCAATAGTAATATGTGGATTCCGATCACTTACCTCAAATGCATAGGAAGAAATAGATTCATCCTTTAACTCTTGCCAAAGTTTCAAAATCCGCTTATTTAACTGATCATCAAATAACGCAATTATTCCATACATATTATTCGCCTTCTTTTTTAAAAAATTCTTTTTTATTATCCAACGATTTATATATCTGATAAAAGATTGGAAAGTATGCCACTGAAGATAA harbors:
- a CDS encoding 2'-5' RNA ligase family protein; the protein is MYGIIALFDDQLNKRILKLWQELKDESISSYAFEVSDRNPHITIASYSKLDIKSFVDRLDSYLADKKSIEITFPSIGSFTGSGTLFYTPVITEDLFHFHNDFHTYFKDFNDAQSLYNPGQWIPHCTIANRLSNQKLLEAFLYCTTQAQNIKGYIKEIAVIDTSIPTQAPVIFSKKLKSI